The following is a genomic window from Colletotrichum lupini chromosome 5, complete sequence.
CCCCGCGTTCAGCCGCCGCTAATCACTTTGTTTTCTCCTTGGACATTCCTTACTCCGTGATCAAGAAGGACCCTTGCTCATCATCACGCCTCCATATATAGTACGCAGTATTGTATTATCTCATTGATATACGGCTAGTGTCTTCCGAATTCTCATCGTCgtttaaaatataagacCAGTCGTAGTATGCCACCTCGAATCACACAGACCTCATCGAGTAGAATCGATTCAATCCTCCGAATCATCCCTCCATCCCCGAAACACAAGACACATAGACTCCATCGCCATGCCTACCATCCCCCATGGTGATGAATACCCTCCCACCTACACTCTCCCGGGCCGAGTAGGTAAAGGAATGTTTCTACGTAGCTTATAAGCTAGGGAGCAATCCACAACAGACATTCCATACCCCAACAAAGATCCCAGATCTCAACGCTACGGGAACCGGGCTACAGCTTTACCGTGGCACGCAAACTGAACCCACCTAACCCAGCAACATCGGAACCTAACCAAGACTCGTTTGCGATTCCCGTGCCACACCTTACATTCCAGGTCAACTTACATACCAGCGAATGAACCCAAGCAATCGGTAAACCTCACGACGCACCGGTTGGccgtccgccgccgcctttcTTGCTTTACCCCAGGCGACGGGCTGAGATAGAATgcaaaagaaaggaaaatcAGAAATCCCCAACGACGTTGTAACAGGCACGCACCCTTACTTACCCCAATCTCTCTTCCTCCCGATAAACAGCtgaatcttttttttttcggcAGCCTGCCTGGCGACGTTCGTCCGGCCAAATCAGCTCTTGCTTCCCCCGCGTGAAACATCTTCTTTGTAAGCTCATGTTTGGGGTATCACAAAATCCGAAACCATGACAAGCCCAGTCCAGTCCAATTCTCCCGGACGCCAGTTATCGGTGAGAGCACGACGTAGTATCAATAACCGTTGCAGTCTGGTCCCAACCCAACTCCTTGGGTCGGATATGCCACTCCTACATGAAAGCTTAAAATTGAGGCTGATGTTTCTTCAATGCGAAGAGTGTCAGGCATTGGAGGCTCGACCGAAAATAAACTCCATCGAACAAGATCCCTTTACATATTTAGAGCATACGCATTGGGCGGTCATCAGACGGAATTTTTAACATGTTTTATCTGATTTTTTCCTTTTCTCTTGCAAATGAGATAGCTGCTTGCTCTGTAGCCCGCGGCGCTTCCGCCTCGCAGCATAAATCCACACACATGTCTTTCCCCTGACCCCCAATGTGAGCGGCAAAGCTTTGAAACACTTGATTAGGTATCAATCCATCGTTACGCGAATCCAATTCTGCTCGGCCTCTCTCTCCACTCGCTCCCGTTTCGTCTCATACTAACCACCCTTCGCAACCTGCTCCGCCTTCTTTCCTTTCTTCCCATGAGCCTCAACCTTGAAGCTCCGAGTTGGGACCACTCTCAGTGGTTTGTTTACTGTTCTTCTACTGGCCTCGGCTGCGCGGTACCAACGACCGCTGTGATGATAATAATATGCAGAAAAAATAGCCGAGTGATCCACCCACAAATTTTTTTTTGCCAAACTCTCTGTTCAGACCAACGCCGGCATATGAACAATAGATGACGAGAAATTAGACACAAAGGAAGTGGAGTAATATACATCCATATCGGTGCCGGCGTCCGCAATGGACTCGCTGATGTATCGCGACCGGGAGGCCCAGGCGTGTAATCGCAAATATACGACAAAGTGGCAATCATCGTGAATGACTAGCGCCGCTGGGCGGGGCCGTGATGAGCTTAGGAAAGCCGGAAAGACCGCGGGTATCGATTAGAGTTGGCATGTTTCATGCATGCCGTGGGGTGGGGGATTGAGGATAATCATAGGCCACCTGGTGACCCAATATCGCTGGCTCTGCTTTATAGTATCAGCTGCTTGAGGTTGCGCTGGATAATCATATCCTGGACCGAGCCCATCGTGATCTTGAGCAGGTTCGTATCAGTGGCGTTCGTGAAATGTCCGTAAATTTCCTTCTCGGTGTTTCGGTTGAGGGCGCGGAACTTGTCCAAGAAGTACTTGCTGGCAGACTTCCAGTCTTCGGCGGGGCCGTGGTAATCCGTGAAACCGTGCGACGTGATTGGGTTGTTAGGGAGCTTCTCCTTGAAGAGATCCATCTTGTTcagaaagaggataagggcAGACTTCGTGAACCAGTGCGAGTTGGCAATCGACTCCCAGAGCATGAGCGCTTCGTTCATTTGGTTCTGTTGGGTTGGTCAGCTTGACAGAAAGCGAGAAAAAATAGACTCGGTCACACTTACGCCGTCCTTGTCCTCGACCAAACATTGATCGTATCCGCTGATGGCGACAAGGAAGAGCAAGCAATTGACATTTTCGAAGCAGTGGATCCACTTCTTCCGTTCTGAACGTTGGCCACCGACGTCGAACATGCGGTATGTCAGTTGACCGAGGTCGAAAACCGTTTCGGTGATTCCCGTGGTTCGCAGTCTTGATCGCAACAAATCTTGGTCTGTGGGCTCGTAGCTCGCATCCCAAATGCGGTCCAAATCGTCACAGAAGCTATATCGGTTAGGCATATTGTCTGCAAAGGCAGGTGGTGCGACAGTATGCTTACTATGCCAGGTTGTCGTGGAGGGCGAACTCGTTGCCCTTTGCTATTGCCTGCTTGACACCACTGTCGACCCAGAGTTCTTTGACAGGTTGCAGGTAATCGCGCGGGAGAGGGTCTTGGGCGTTGATCTCGTGTTCCACCAAGATATGCGCCATGTGCTTCTGTAAGAGACACCATGTGTTAGCCGGGCCGTTCTATTCATTGCACGCACGAAGAGTGACAGGATGTCTCGAGGTTGTCGCACGCAATTGGCGTCAACATGAGCTTTATCGGGGGTCGCTTGCCTCATTTTCGGGGTTGCTGAACTCGATTCCCATTTCGGTCATGGCATCTTGGATCAAACGGAATGATTGGACAATGTTGTTGAACACGACCGGCTTCCATTCGAGCTTTTCGTTCTTGCTGAAACCTTGTGCGTAAATCAACTTCATTTGCTTCAGGACAGTGGATTTTCCAGATTCTCCGGCACCTGTGCAAATGAAAACAAAGTCAGCGCACGAACAGATTCATTGTGCTAGTTAGCGATCGCGACAACATACCCAGCAACAACAGCTTAACTTCTTTGGATAGGCGCTTCTCATCTTGTCGGATCATGCGGTCGAGGTCGCGCGAACGAGCACCACCGCCGTCATCTTTTGTTCGAGCCCCGAAACACATATTGGTGTAGGGACGTTTATCGCCGAATAACTTGGGTGCACGAAGGAGCCGGCGCGGTGACGCTGAACAAGTGTTGGggcaaaaaagaaaagaaagtaACGCGTTCAGTCGGTAAGAAAAAGTGTGGGCAGAAACCGAGAAACAATcaatgaggcggaccggTGGAGATGGTAACGGTCTAAGGCGAAAACGAGGTGGAAGAAGAAATGCGAGCAGCTAGTTCCGGGGATGAGGGTTCTTGGAGGAATTCGCGTCGAGGTCCAGGTAGGATTGGAACGGTCTCGCAATGGTCCGAGGGCGTTGAAGGTCGGCAAGATCAGACGAAGAGATGAAGATAAGAGCGATGAGAGGTTGACCGGGCCGGGATGGAAGAAAAAGGGTCGATTTGGATCGTAATCTCAGCGTGACGCAGGTGAAGCGCAAGGCG
Proteins encoded in this region:
- a CDS encoding guanine nucleotide-binding protein alpha-2 subunit, with the protein product MCFGARTKDDGGGARSRDLDRMIRQDEKRLSKEVKLLLLGAGESGKSTVLKQMKLIYAQGFSKNEKLEWKPVVFNNIKHMAHILVEHEINAQDPLPRDYLQPVKELWVDSGVKQAIAKGNEFALHDNLAYFCDDLDRIWDASYEPTDQDLLRSRLRTTGITETVFDLGQLTYRMFDVGGQRSERKKWIHCFENVNCLLFLVAISGYDQCLVEDKDGNQMNEALMLWESIANSHWFTKSALILFLNKMDLFKEKLPNNPITSHGFTDYHGPAEDWKSASKYFLDKFRALNRNTEKEIYGHFTNATDTNLLKITMGSVQDMIIQRNLKQLIL